Proteins encoded together in one Xyrauchen texanus isolate HMW12.3.18 chromosome 50, RBS_HiC_50CHRs, whole genome shotgun sequence window:
- the LOC127641386 gene encoding rho GTPase-activating protein 45-like isoform X1, with amino-acid sequence MCDHIRGLRQPLERGVYGDKKPSKPRIGALKWRTGGWAEGLYRKIKEIRVRSKHTKFKMFSKRTRELIKTHSMSKKSRTGSSQAPLSSPSLSALQEQPRKDAIDAATSSHTSASPSPSILDVPSSCPCTPLTQHTKLVGCPSPMGTLKRPTSLSRNPSAAGFPIQSWVFSKGAGKSVITQSPSPETPETTVAIEVEDIPSLLRMVERFAKAVEKLKDVVLEDKQENRRPLAHECLGEVLRILRQVISMYPLLNTVETLTAAGKLISQVKGYHYEVCNEADKKDFEKAIETIAVAFSSNVSELLMGEVDSSTLLSVMPTEKSRSMENLSGHEYSHTRSDSSELVMSAEEVDIILQRSEGGVDSALTYAKTISKYMKDLISYVEKKLALELEFSKGLQRIYQSCKQTITQPHMPFFSIYSLALEQDLEQSSGMHQAASTLQNQTFVMPLLLRKQEHEKKRKEIKEQWLKAKRKLMECEVNLRRAKQVYMARCEEFDKARTAANRAEEEGGSSTTKTVDKKKRLEEEARNKAEEAEATYRTCIADAITQHQELEHMKVTVLRQIQEVIKQTDQTIRSATISYYQIMHMQTVALPVHYQTLCESSKLYDPGQQYATHVKDLQMSEEPENHFEFEPYSASTSQPSARVRADSANADARSTAEVLSSAGDAGDTSSSQKDEQKRARGYMTHKSWGSTVSDTDSVGGGSGLGSPTTSTGDISKMARTSSTGTMSSNEDPDEKDSNDASFETPNINGIEPEMAVPTGPFRNVGLSKAAQTHKMRKLRSPSKCRECDSYVYFQGAECEECFLACHKRCLETLAIQCGHKKLQGRLQLFGQDFLQVSANSPDGIPFIIKKCIGEIERRALRMKGIYRVNGVKTRVEKLCQSFENGKELVELSQSSPHDISNVLKLYLRQLPEPIMPFRLYNNLMGLAKESLAVVGPEGAEAGKGPDLVDFGPETDPELLALVSRLKNLLKELPKPNTSTLRYIARHLRRIAELEDDNKMSPSNLGIVFGPSLMRPRPTGATVSLSSLVDYPFQARIVETLIVFYSSIFHSESSRPASTSTARSQSLQQESSIDEELCLNNSDEPAVTDERSGAELDKFEGHESPTGTPSSLVQSLDSESEPEDEGGRCELQPPSPTDPIIPPVLLVNLQSPSDSYSHPPALPESEPPELDESEDVPTSSLATLNIN; translated from the exons ATGTGCGATCACATCAGAGGACTGAGACAGCCGCTCGAGCGCGGAGTGTATGGAGATAAAAAGCCTTCAAAACCTCGCATTGGTGCACTGAAATGGAGAACCGGGGGGTGGGCAGAGGGGTTATATCGTAAAATCAAAGAAATACGCGTCAGATCCAAACACACGAAGTTTAAAATGTTTTCGAAAAGGACAAGGGAACTGATAAAGACACACTCGATGTCAAAGAAGAGCCGAACAGGAAGCAGCCAAGCGCCTCTCAGCTCTCCATCA CTCTCTGCTCTTCAAGAGCAGCCACGGAAAGATGCAATCGATGCCGCCACTTCTTCCCACACCTCTGCCAGTCCCTCTCCCTCGATCCTGGATGTCCCCTCTTCCTGTCCATGTACCCCCTTGACCCAGCACACTAAGCTGGTGGGCTGCCCGTCCCCGATGGGCACCCTGAAGCGACCCACTTCTCTGAGTCGTAATCCTAGTGCGGCGGGATTCCCAATCCAGTCTTGGGTCTTCAGTAAGGGTGCAGGAAAATCCGTCATTACCCAGAGTCCCTCGCCCGAGACCCCCGAGACCACGGTGGCTATTGAGGTGGAGGACATTCCCTCACTGCTACGTATGGTGGAACGATTTGCCAAGGCGGTGGAAAAGCTAAAAGATGTTGTGCTTGAAG ACAAACAGGAGAACCGCAGACCGTTGGCCCATGAGTGTTTGGGGGAAGTTTTGCGTATTTTGCGGCAGGTCATCAGCATGTACCCTCTCCTCAACACTGTTGAGACACTGACTGCTGCTGGCAAACTCATCTcacaggtcaaag GATACCACTATGAGGTGTGCAATGAAGCAGACAAGAAGGATTTTGAGAAGGCCATCGAGACTATAGCTGTAGCGTTTAGCAGCAA TGTCTCTGAACTTCTGATGGGAGAGGTGGACAGCAGCACTCTGTTGTCTGTGATGCCCACAGAGAAAAGCAGA TCTATGGAGAATCTTTCTGGTCATGAGTATTCACACACACGGAGTGACTCATCTGAGCTAG TAATGAGTGCAGAAGAGGTGGACATTATACTGCAGCGCAGTGAAGGGGGCGTCGACTCCGCCCTGACGTACGCCAAGACCATCTCCAAATACATGAAGGATCTGATCAGCTATGTTGAGAAAAAGCTTGCACTGG AGCTAGAGTTCTCCAAGGGTCTACAAAGGATCTATCAGTCATGTAAACAGACCATCACACAG CCTCATATGCCGTTTTTCTCCATTTACTCTCTGGCATTGGAGCAGGACCTGGAGCAGAGTTCTGGGATGCACCAGGCAGCCTCCACCCTGCAGAACCAAACCTTTGTCATG CCTCTTCTACTCCGCAAACAAGAGCATGAGAAGAAACGCAAGGAGATCAAGGAACAGTGGTTGAAAGCCAAGCGAAAGCTG ATGGAGTGCGAGGTTAACCTGCGCAGGGCTAAGCAGGTCTACATGGCACGCTGTGAGGAATTTGACAAGGCGAGGACGGCGGCTAACAGAGCTGAGGAGGAGGGTGGAAGCTCTACCACCAAAACAGTAGACAAGAAGAAAAGACTGGAGGAAGAGGCACGCAACAAG gCTGAGGAGGCGGAGGCCACATACAGGACCTGCATCGCCGATGCGATCACACAACACCAGGAGCTGGAGCACATGAAGGTCACAGTTCTGCGACAGATCCAAGAGGTCATCAAACAGACTGACCAGACAATTCGCTCA GCCACCATCTCCTACTACCAGATCATGCACATGCAGACAGTAGCACTGCCAGTTCATTATCAGACACTGTGTGAGAGCAGTAAACTGTATGACCCCGGACAGCAGTACGCTACACACGTCAAAGACCTTCAGATGAGTGAAGAGCCTGAGAATCATTTTGAGTTTGAGCCCTATTCTGCCTCCACCAGCCA GCCGTCGGCCAGAGTTCGTGCTGACAGTGCTAATGCAGATGCTCGGAGTACTGCTGAAGTACTGTCCTCTGCAGGAGATGCAGGAGATACAAGCTCCTCTCAAAAAGACGAACAGAAGAGAG CTCGAGGTTACATGACCCACAAATCCTGGGGCTCTACCGTGAGTGATACAGACAGTGTGGGAGGAGGAAGTGGCCTGGGATCCCCTACGACCAGCACTG GTGACATAAGTAAAATGGCGCGGACATCATCAACTGGAACAATGTCGTCAAATGAAGATCCAGATGAGAAAGACTCAAATGATGCTTCCTTTGAAACTCCAA ATATAAATGGCATCGAACCTGAAATGGCAGTGCCCACCGGGCCGTTTCGGAATGTCGGGTTGTCGAAAGCCGCTCAGACGCACAAAATGCGTAAATTGCGCTCGCCGTCCAAATGCAGAGAATGTGACAGCTACGTTTATTTCCAGGGAGCAGAGTGTGAGGAG TGTTTTCTGGCCTGTCACAAGCGCTGCTTGGAGACTTTGGCCATTCAGTGCGGCCACAAGAAACTTCAGGGTCGCCTGCAGCTCTTTGGGCAGGATTTCTTGCAAGTGTCTGCCAACAGCCCTGACGGCATCCCCTTCATTATCAAGAAATGCATCGGTGAGATCGAGAGAAGAGCTTTGAGAATGAAG GGCATTTACCGGGTGAACGGGGTGAAGACACGGGTGGAGAAGCTGTGCCAGTCATTTGAGAATGGCAAAGAGCTGGTGGAGCTGTCCCAGTCCTCGCCACACGACATCAGTAATGTACTGAAGCTCTACCTGCGACAG CTTCCAGAGCCTATCATGCCTTTCCGTCTGTACAATAATTTGATGGGTCTGGCTAAGGAAAGCCTGGCAGTAGTGGGTCCAGAGGGAGCTGAAGCTGGTAAAGGGCCTGACCTGGTGGACTTTGGCCCTGAAACGGACCCTGAACTTCTGGCCCTTGTGAGCAGACTTAAAAATCTGCTTAAAGAGCTGCCAAAACCAAACACCAGCACTCTCCGCTACATAGCACGGCACTTGAGAAG GATTGCAGAGCTGGAAGACGACAATAAAATGAGCCCAAGTAATCTAGGTATCGTGTTTGGCCCCTCACTGATGCGGCCACGACCTACAGGAGCCACAGTGTCACTATCCTCTCTGGTGGATTACCCATTCCAGGCACGCATAGTGGAGACCCTCATCGTGTTTTACTCCTCCATCTTCCATTCTGAATCCAGTCGGCCTGCAAGCACTAGCACAGCCCGCTCGCAGTCGCTACAACAG GAAAGCAGCATTGATGAAGAACTCTGTTTGAATAACAGTGATGAACCAGCGGTCACAGATGAACGTAGTGGTGCAGAATTGGACAAGTTCGAGGGCCATG AGAGCCCTACTGGAACCCCAAGCTCTCTGGTGCAAAGTCTGGACTCCGAATCCGAGCCAGAGGATGAAGGGGGCAGATGTGAACTACAACCCCCCAGCCCTACAGACCCCATAATCCCACCCGTCCTTCTGGTAAACCTGCAGAGCCCCTCTGACTCCTACAGCCACCCCCCTGCCCTCCCTGAAAGTGAACCTCCAGAATTAGACGAATCAGAGGACGTACCAACAAGCTCACTGGCAACATTAAATATCAATTAG
- the LOC127641386 gene encoding rho GTPase-activating protein 45-like isoform X2 encodes MLKRGAGGKSYSPYATTQRVKKTNSKNKLDLLPNRSNIWLKQLSALQEQPRKDAIDAATSSHTSASPSPSILDVPSSCPCTPLTQHTKLVGCPSPMGTLKRPTSLSRNPSAAGFPIQSWVFSKGAGKSVITQSPSPETPETTVAIEVEDIPSLLRMVERFAKAVEKLKDVVLEDKQENRRPLAHECLGEVLRILRQVISMYPLLNTVETLTAAGKLISQVKGYHYEVCNEADKKDFEKAIETIAVAFSSNVSELLMGEVDSSTLLSVMPTEKSRSMENLSGHEYSHTRSDSSELVMSAEEVDIILQRSEGGVDSALTYAKTISKYMKDLISYVEKKLALELEFSKGLQRIYQSCKQTITQPHMPFFSIYSLALEQDLEQSSGMHQAASTLQNQTFVMPLLLRKQEHEKKRKEIKEQWLKAKRKLMECEVNLRRAKQVYMARCEEFDKARTAANRAEEEGGSSTTKTVDKKKRLEEEARNKAEEAEATYRTCIADAITQHQELEHMKVTVLRQIQEVIKQTDQTIRSATISYYQIMHMQTVALPVHYQTLCESSKLYDPGQQYATHVKDLQMSEEPENHFEFEPYSASTSQPSARVRADSANADARSTAEVLSSAGDAGDTSSSQKDEQKRARGYMTHKSWGSTVSDTDSVGGGSGLGSPTTSTGDISKMARTSSTGTMSSNEDPDEKDSNDASFETPNINGIEPEMAVPTGPFRNVGLSKAAQTHKMRKLRSPSKCRECDSYVYFQGAECEECFLACHKRCLETLAIQCGHKKLQGRLQLFGQDFLQVSANSPDGIPFIIKKCIGEIERRALRMKGIYRVNGVKTRVEKLCQSFENGKELVELSQSSPHDISNVLKLYLRQLPEPIMPFRLYNNLMGLAKESLAVVGPEGAEAGKGPDLVDFGPETDPELLALVSRLKNLLKELPKPNTSTLRYIARHLRRIAELEDDNKMSPSNLGIVFGPSLMRPRPTGATVSLSSLVDYPFQARIVETLIVFYSSIFHSESSRPASTSTARSQSLQQESSIDEELCLNNSDEPAVTDERSGAELDKFEGHESPTGTPSSLVQSLDSESEPEDEGGRCELQPPSPTDPIIPPVLLVNLQSPSDSYSHPPALPESEPPELDESEDVPTSSLATLNIN; translated from the exons ATGTTGAAACGTGGAGCAGGTGGCAAAAGCTACAGTCCGTACGCGACGACTCAGAGGGTTaagaaaacaaacagcaaaaataaattgGACCTCTTACCAAATAGATCCAACATCTGGCTCAAACAG CTCTCTGCTCTTCAAGAGCAGCCACGGAAAGATGCAATCGATGCCGCCACTTCTTCCCACACCTCTGCCAGTCCCTCTCCCTCGATCCTGGATGTCCCCTCTTCCTGTCCATGTACCCCCTTGACCCAGCACACTAAGCTGGTGGGCTGCCCGTCCCCGATGGGCACCCTGAAGCGACCCACTTCTCTGAGTCGTAATCCTAGTGCGGCGGGATTCCCAATCCAGTCTTGGGTCTTCAGTAAGGGTGCAGGAAAATCCGTCATTACCCAGAGTCCCTCGCCCGAGACCCCCGAGACCACGGTGGCTATTGAGGTGGAGGACATTCCCTCACTGCTACGTATGGTGGAACGATTTGCCAAGGCGGTGGAAAAGCTAAAAGATGTTGTGCTTGAAG ACAAACAGGAGAACCGCAGACCGTTGGCCCATGAGTGTTTGGGGGAAGTTTTGCGTATTTTGCGGCAGGTCATCAGCATGTACCCTCTCCTCAACACTGTTGAGACACTGACTGCTGCTGGCAAACTCATCTcacaggtcaaag GATACCACTATGAGGTGTGCAATGAAGCAGACAAGAAGGATTTTGAGAAGGCCATCGAGACTATAGCTGTAGCGTTTAGCAGCAA TGTCTCTGAACTTCTGATGGGAGAGGTGGACAGCAGCACTCTGTTGTCTGTGATGCCCACAGAGAAAAGCAGA TCTATGGAGAATCTTTCTGGTCATGAGTATTCACACACACGGAGTGACTCATCTGAGCTAG TAATGAGTGCAGAAGAGGTGGACATTATACTGCAGCGCAGTGAAGGGGGCGTCGACTCCGCCCTGACGTACGCCAAGACCATCTCCAAATACATGAAGGATCTGATCAGCTATGTTGAGAAAAAGCTTGCACTGG AGCTAGAGTTCTCCAAGGGTCTACAAAGGATCTATCAGTCATGTAAACAGACCATCACACAG CCTCATATGCCGTTTTTCTCCATTTACTCTCTGGCATTGGAGCAGGACCTGGAGCAGAGTTCTGGGATGCACCAGGCAGCCTCCACCCTGCAGAACCAAACCTTTGTCATG CCTCTTCTACTCCGCAAACAAGAGCATGAGAAGAAACGCAAGGAGATCAAGGAACAGTGGTTGAAAGCCAAGCGAAAGCTG ATGGAGTGCGAGGTTAACCTGCGCAGGGCTAAGCAGGTCTACATGGCACGCTGTGAGGAATTTGACAAGGCGAGGACGGCGGCTAACAGAGCTGAGGAGGAGGGTGGAAGCTCTACCACCAAAACAGTAGACAAGAAGAAAAGACTGGAGGAAGAGGCACGCAACAAG gCTGAGGAGGCGGAGGCCACATACAGGACCTGCATCGCCGATGCGATCACACAACACCAGGAGCTGGAGCACATGAAGGTCACAGTTCTGCGACAGATCCAAGAGGTCATCAAACAGACTGACCAGACAATTCGCTCA GCCACCATCTCCTACTACCAGATCATGCACATGCAGACAGTAGCACTGCCAGTTCATTATCAGACACTGTGTGAGAGCAGTAAACTGTATGACCCCGGACAGCAGTACGCTACACACGTCAAAGACCTTCAGATGAGTGAAGAGCCTGAGAATCATTTTGAGTTTGAGCCCTATTCTGCCTCCACCAGCCA GCCGTCGGCCAGAGTTCGTGCTGACAGTGCTAATGCAGATGCTCGGAGTACTGCTGAAGTACTGTCCTCTGCAGGAGATGCAGGAGATACAAGCTCCTCTCAAAAAGACGAACAGAAGAGAG CTCGAGGTTACATGACCCACAAATCCTGGGGCTCTACCGTGAGTGATACAGACAGTGTGGGAGGAGGAAGTGGCCTGGGATCCCCTACGACCAGCACTG GTGACATAAGTAAAATGGCGCGGACATCATCAACTGGAACAATGTCGTCAAATGAAGATCCAGATGAGAAAGACTCAAATGATGCTTCCTTTGAAACTCCAA ATATAAATGGCATCGAACCTGAAATGGCAGTGCCCACCGGGCCGTTTCGGAATGTCGGGTTGTCGAAAGCCGCTCAGACGCACAAAATGCGTAAATTGCGCTCGCCGTCCAAATGCAGAGAATGTGACAGCTACGTTTATTTCCAGGGAGCAGAGTGTGAGGAG TGTTTTCTGGCCTGTCACAAGCGCTGCTTGGAGACTTTGGCCATTCAGTGCGGCCACAAGAAACTTCAGGGTCGCCTGCAGCTCTTTGGGCAGGATTTCTTGCAAGTGTCTGCCAACAGCCCTGACGGCATCCCCTTCATTATCAAGAAATGCATCGGTGAGATCGAGAGAAGAGCTTTGAGAATGAAG GGCATTTACCGGGTGAACGGGGTGAAGACACGGGTGGAGAAGCTGTGCCAGTCATTTGAGAATGGCAAAGAGCTGGTGGAGCTGTCCCAGTCCTCGCCACACGACATCAGTAATGTACTGAAGCTCTACCTGCGACAG CTTCCAGAGCCTATCATGCCTTTCCGTCTGTACAATAATTTGATGGGTCTGGCTAAGGAAAGCCTGGCAGTAGTGGGTCCAGAGGGAGCTGAAGCTGGTAAAGGGCCTGACCTGGTGGACTTTGGCCCTGAAACGGACCCTGAACTTCTGGCCCTTGTGAGCAGACTTAAAAATCTGCTTAAAGAGCTGCCAAAACCAAACACCAGCACTCTCCGCTACATAGCACGGCACTTGAGAAG GATTGCAGAGCTGGAAGACGACAATAAAATGAGCCCAAGTAATCTAGGTATCGTGTTTGGCCCCTCACTGATGCGGCCACGACCTACAGGAGCCACAGTGTCACTATCCTCTCTGGTGGATTACCCATTCCAGGCACGCATAGTGGAGACCCTCATCGTGTTTTACTCCTCCATCTTCCATTCTGAATCCAGTCGGCCTGCAAGCACTAGCACAGCCCGCTCGCAGTCGCTACAACAG GAAAGCAGCATTGATGAAGAACTCTGTTTGAATAACAGTGATGAACCAGCGGTCACAGATGAACGTAGTGGTGCAGAATTGGACAAGTTCGAGGGCCATG AGAGCCCTACTGGAACCCCAAGCTCTCTGGTGCAAAGTCTGGACTCCGAATCCGAGCCAGAGGATGAAGGGGGCAGATGTGAACTACAACCCCCCAGCCCTACAGACCCCATAATCCCACCCGTCCTTCTGGTAAACCTGCAGAGCCCCTCTGACTCCTACAGCCACCCCCCTGCCCTCCCTGAAAGTGAACCTCCAGAATTAGACGAATCAGAGGACGTACCAACAAGCTCACTGGCAACATTAAATATCAATTAG
- the LOC127641322 gene encoding DNA-directed RNA polymerases I, II, and III subunit RPABC1-like has protein sequence MDDEEETYRLWKIRKTIMQLCHDRGYLVTQDELDQTLDEFRSQFGDKPSEGRPRRTDLTVLVAHNDDPTDQMFVFFPEEPKVGIKTIKMYCQRMQEENITRAIIVVQMGMTPSAKQSLVDMAPKYILEQFLQQELLINITEHELVPEHIVMTKEELTELLTRYKLKESQLPRIQAGDPVARYFGLKRGQVVKIIRPSETAGRYITYRLVQ, from the exons ATGGATGACGAGGAGGAGACTTACAGATTATGGAAAATCAGAAAAACTATCATGCAG CTCTGTCATGATCGTGGTTATTTAGTGACGCAAGATGAATTGGATCAGACTCTTGATGAGTTCAGAAGCCAGTTTGGAGACAAACCCAGCGAGGGTCGACCACGACGAACAGACCTCACGGTCCTGGTCGCCCACAACGACGACCCAACAGACCAGATGTTTGTGTTCTTCCCTG AGGAACCTAAAGTTGGCATCAAAACCATAAAGATGTATTGTCAACGTATGCAAGAGGAGAACATCACACGAGCAATTATTGTAGTCCAGATGGGTATGACCCCATCAGCCAAGCAG TCTCTGGTAGACATGGCACCAAAGTACATACTTGAGCAGTTTCTGCAACAGGAGCTTCTAATCAACATAACAGAACACGAG CTTGTTCCCGAGCATATAGTGATGACTAAAGAGGAACTGACCGAGCTGCTAACGCGGTA TAAACTGAAGGAAAGCCAGCTTCCCAGAATTCAAGCTGGGGATCCCGTGGCCAGATACTTTGGCTTGAAGAGAGGCCAG GTTGTTAAAATTATCAGACCAAGTGAGACTGCTGGGCGGTACATCACATACAGATTGGTCCAGTAA